The Pseudonocardia broussonetiae DNA segment GTTCGTGCCGCCGGGGGCGCCTCCGCGGCCCAGCTCGTCGAGGGTGTTGCGGTAGAACGCGGTCCAGCCCGGGTCGACCGACGCGACGACCGAGACGAACGTCCGCTCGAACGCCGACGCCTCGATGTGCCCGGGCGCGACGAGGTCGTCGGCGATCCAGCCCGCGAGGTCGTTGCTGATCTCGCCCGGGCCGATGCGGTGCCGGAGCCGGCCGTCGGCGCCCATCGTGAGCCGGGGCGCGGTGGCGGTGGTCATCGTCGGAGCCTAGGCGGCGGGGGCCGCCCGGAGCACCTGCCGGAACGGTCAGGCCGTCGGCACCGCGGCCTTCGACCCGGCCCGGTGCGGCCCGGCCCCGTCGCGGGCCCCGTCGCCGTCTCCGTCCTCGTCGTCCTCGTCGTCCTCGATGCGGTCGCCGTCGGCGGCGTTCCGCTCCCGCACCGTGAGCGGCACGAGCACCCACAGCGTCAGGAACACGACGGCGGCGACGGCGGCGGCGGCGATCCCGGCCAGCGGCCCGGCCACCACCTCGAAGATCAGGTCGATGACCGTGACGACGGCCAGCCCGAGCACGATGAGCCCGGCCACGGCGAACCGCTGACCGGAGCGGACGAGCGGCCGCCGCGCGTTGCGCCGGAACAGCACGCGGTGCAGGACGACCGGCGCGATGAGCAGCGCCGTCGCCGTGGCCGACAGGCTGATCGCCACCAGGAACACGACGCGCTGGTGGGCCACCAGCGCGTCGAACCGGGCCTGGAACGGCACCGTGAGCAGCAGCCCGGTGAGCAGCTGCACCCCGGTCTGCGCGACCCGGAGCTCCTGGAGGAGGTCGTCCCAGTTGCGGTTCAGGCGCTCCGTAGCGCTGCCCGTGCCACCCATGCGGACCTCCTTGCCGGACGGCGTCGTCGCCGTGGCCGGAATAGTCCCCCGTGGGGCCGGTCGTCCGGTACGGGCGATCGGGTGACCCGTCAGGCCGGCGGCACCGCCGTCGCCGGGTCGCCGTCGAGCGCCGCGGCCAGGCGCGGGCGCATCTCCGCCAGCGCGACGGGCAGGCTCAGGACCGACCCGAAGGACAGCGCGCCGTTGGTGGTGCTCTGCTCGGGCAGCAGGATCGCCCGCCCCTCGCGCGCGACGCGCAGGTTCCCGAACACCGGGTCGTCGACGGTGCCGGTGGTGGCGAACGCGCCGTAGAGGCCGAGGACGAGCACGTCGGCGTCGAGCACGCCGAGCTGCTCGGGGCTCAGCTCCACCGGCGGCCGGTCCGGGCCGGTGAACAGGGCCTCGGCTGCGGGTGGGAGAGCGAGGCCGAGGTCGGCCAGGAACGCGGGCGCGGGGCCCTCGGCGTAGGCGTAGTAGGTGCCGTCCTCCAGCCGGGCGGCGAGCAGCCCGGTGCGCCCTGCGGGGATCGTCGACCGCAGGTCGGCGAACCCCTGCTCGACCGGCGCCACCAGCGCGGCCGCCTGCTCCTCGCGCCCGAGCGCGGTGCCGACGACCTCGGTGATCACCTGCCACGGGGCGCCGTAGTCGGCGTGCCCGACAGGCGGGCCGACGGTCGGGGCGATCGCGCTCAGCGTCGCGTACTCCTCCGGGGTCATCGAGTAGTTGACGCCCAGGACCAGGTCGGGCGCGAGCGCGGCGACCTGCTCGTAGCTCGGCTCGGTCACCGCCAGCACCTCCGGCACGCCGTCGGCGCGCTCCGCGGCCCACGGCCACAGGGCGCCCGGGCGCCCGCCGAACCACTCCCGCACCCCGACCGGGGTGACGCCGAGCGCGAGCACGTAGTCCTGCTCGGTGAGCCCCATGGTCACGACCCGCTGCGGGGTACCGCTGATCTCGGTGGTGCCGAGCTTGTGCGTGATCGTGCGGGTGCTCGCCTGCGGCGGCGCGGTGGTGCCGCCCGCGCAGCCGGCGAGTGCGGCGCCGAGTCCCAGTGCTCCGGCGCCGGTGAGCAGCGAACGGCGGGTGATCACGTCAGGCAGAGGTAGCGGTCGGTGCCGTCGACGTCGCGGCCGCCCGGCAGCCAGCGGTGCAGCAGCGGGGCGTCCGCCACGGCGTCGACGGGTCGGAAGGTCGGCTCGGGCACGGGGCCTCCTCTAGGTGGTAGGACGCCCTAACTTAACCCAGCCTGCCCTCACCCAATAGGGGTGGGGCGGTGTGCGAGCGCGCCCCCCGGCCCGCCGATCAGCGCCCCACGAGCTCCGCCGCCATCTCGTGCGCCGCGGTCTCCAGGCCGGAGAGGTCGCGGACCACCCGCACCCGGGAGCAGTACTCGGCGTACTCGGGCAGGTCGCACGCACCGAGGCCCCACGAGTAGCGGGGCTCCGGGGTGAGCCAGATCGTCTCCCGCGCGCGACGGGTGATCTCGGCGAACGCCTCGGTGTTGGGGTCGTTGCCGTTGCCGCGCCCGTCGCCCAGGACGATCACGGTGGACCGCCGGTTGACGGCCGAGGCGTACTCCTCCTGGAACGTGCCGAAGGCCTTGCCGTAGTCGGAGTTGGCGTCCACGTCGAGGACGTCGCCGCCGAAGATCAGGCCCAGGGCCTGCTCGACGGGGTGGTCCTCGAACAGGTCGGTGACCTCGACCATGTCGGCCACGAAGGCGAACGCGCGCACCTGGCCGAACAGGTTCTGCAGCCCGTGGACCAGGTGCAGCGTGAACCGGGCCGTTGCCCGCACCGACAGCGACACGTCGGCCAGGATCACCAGCCGCGGCTTGTCCTCCGAGCGCGTGACGGTGATCGGGGAGAACGGGATGCCGTCGAAGCGCATGTTGCGGCGCATCGTGCGTCCGGAGTCGATGCGCCCGCGGCTGGAGACCTTGCGCTTGTGCGTCAGCCCGCCGTGCAGCGTGTGCGCGAGCCGGCGGATCGACTCCTCGAGCTCCATCCGCTCGTGCTCCCCGACGCGGTCGACCTCGCGGACCTTCTCCGCCTCCGCCCCCTCGACGACCTTGTTCTCCAGCGCCATCAGCGCCTCGAGGTGCTTCTTGAGCGCCTCGGGGAGGCCGGCGAGCACGCCGGTCATGCGGCGGCGCAGGGCCGCGGCGTCGTCCTCGGTGCCGTCCTGCGACTCGCCGTCGGTGGAGTTCAGCCAGCCCAGCAGCATCTCCTGCTGCGCGACCGACAGGTCGGCGTCGACCTTCGTGCCCTGCTGCTGGGAGATGTCGCCGGGCATGCCGGCGTTGTGCAGGCTGTCGGTCTCGATCTGGACGCGCTGGCCCTCGCCGTCGATGCCCTGGCTGTCCTTGGACAGCACGATCTCGTCGGTCATCGCGGCCATGTCGATCTTGTTGGCCTCCTGGTGCAGGTTGTACTGCTGCGCCAGGTCGTCGGGGTCGAAGTAGTCGCGGATGTCGGCCGGCTTGCCGTGCTCGTGGCCCTGCTCGGGGGTGTTGCTCGGCTCCTCCGACAGCGTGAACGACTCGAGCTCGCCGGTGTCGGAGAGGTCGCCGTGGCCGTGCCCGTGGCCGTGCCCGGTCGCGTCGTCACCGACCTTCACCAGCGCGAAGAAGCGGTCGAAGATGTCGTCGAAGACCTCCTCGTCGCGCCGGTCCTTGACCAGTGCGACGCGCAGGGCGGCGCGGAGCTGCTCCTTGTCGGCCATCATCCCGGGCTGCGCGGCGCACGCCATCGCGTCGAGGGCCTCGGGGATCGAGATGCGCATCCCGCGCAGCCGCAGGAGCCGGACGAAGCGGTGCAGCGCGTTCTCCATCAGTGCACCTCCGGTGCTCGTGAGCGGCGATCGTGGCCAGGGCCGCGGTCGCCGCTCACGGGGGTGGTCACAGCGCGCGCTTCCGGCCCAGGCCCGCGCCGAAGCTGCGGGTGCCGCGCTCGGCGGGCACCTTGGGCGGGGTGATCGGCTTCGCGCCGGTGTCGCCGCCGAGCGGGTTGCTGCCGTAGGTGTTGCCGAAGCGCCCGGGGGTGTCCTTGGCCGCGCGCACCGCGCGGCCCCCGTCGTCCTCGTCCTCGTCGTCGTCACGCGCGGAGGACTGCCGCGACGCCGGCGCGGGCGCGTCCTGGTCGTCGTGCCCGTGGCCGTGCCCGTGACCGTGTCCGTGGCCCTTCTCGGGAACGGTGGCGTTCGGGTCGACGAGCGTCGGCAGCGCGCCGATCGCCTTGCGCACGTCCTTGTCGTACTTGACGACGACCGAGACGGTGTCGGACAGGATCGTCGCGTTGAGCTCCTCGACGCCCAGCACGGCGAGCGTGCGGGCCCAGTCGATCGTCTCCGAGATCGAGGGCGACTTGCGCAGCTCGAGCTGGCGCAGCCCGCGGACGATCCCGACGAGCTGCTCGGCGAGCGCGTCCGGCAGCCCGGTCTTCTTGCTCCGGACGATCTCCAGCTCGCGCTCGGCGGTGGGGTAGTCGAGGAACAGGTGCAGGCAGCGGCGCTTGAGCGCGGCCGACAGGTCACGGGTGTTGTTGCTGGTCAGGACGACGTAGGGCGGGGTCTTCGTGGTGAAGGTGCCGACCTCGGGCACGGAGACCTGGTACTCGGCCAGCGTCTCCAGCAGCACCGCCTCGAGCGCCTCGTCCGCGCGGTCGACCTCGTCGATCAGCAGGACGACCGGCTCGTCGGAGCGGATGGCCTCCAGCAGGGGACGCGAGGCGAGGAAGCGCTCGGAGAAGAACACGCTCTCCTGGGCGCCGATGCGGTCGACCGCGTCCTCCAGCGTGGGGGCGTCGGCGACGACCTGGCCGATCTTCTCGCGCAGGATCTGGGTGTAGAGCAGCTGCTTGCCGTAGTCCCACTCGTAGAGGGCCTTGGTCTCGTCCTGGCCCTCGTAGCACTGCAGGCGCAGCAGGCGCCGGCCCGTGGCCTTCGCGAGCGCCTTGGCCAGCTCCGTCTTGCCGACGCCGGCCGGCCCCTCGATCAGCAGCGGCTTGTCGAGTCGGTTGACCAGGAACACGGTGGTGGCGAGGCGGCTGTCGGCGATGTAGCCCTGCTCGCCCAGGGCGTCGACGACCTCGTCGACGGAATCGAACTGTCCAGTGCCGGACTCGAACACGCGCTGCTCCGATCGTGACTCGCGTCAGGGGCGCCGGCCACGGCCGGCGCCCCTGATGACTGTAAGCGGGGTGACTCAGGTGAGCAGGTCGTCCAGGTCGCCGTTCATGCAGTGGTCGACCACGGGGCGCACCGTCTCGAAGGTGCACTCCTTGGGGTTGCCCGGGGTGCAGGCGTCGCCGAGGACGTGGTTGGTGATGCGGTCGACGTCCGCCGCGTCACCCTTGATGATCGACTCGTTCTCGTAGAACTTCGTCGGGCCCTGGCCCAGCCGGTTCTTGGAGTACGAGTCCTGCTTGACGTCGACGAAGCGCTCCGGGATGCCCACGTCGCGCAGCAGCCGGATGGACGCGGCGAGCGCGGCCTCGGCGGCCTGGACGTCGGTCATGCCGTGGGTGTCGACGCCCATGGCCGAGGCGATGTCGGCGAAGCGCTTGTAGTGCACCGGCATGTTGAACGCCCACACGCGCGGGAGCGCGACGGCGTTGTTGAGGCCGTGGTGGGTGTCGTAGAACGCCGACACCGCGTGGCTGATCGAGTGGATGATGCCCAGGCCACCGGAGTTGAACGCCTGCGCCGCGATGTACTGCGCGTTCATCATGCCCTCGCGGCCCGCGTAGGACTGCGGGTTCCACACGGCCTCGCGCAGGCTGCGCGCGGTGAGCTTGATGGCGTGCAGCGCGTTGCCCAGCGACGGGTCGAAGTTGATGCGCGAGACGTAGGGCTCCGAGGCGTGCGCGAGCACGTCGAACCCGCACTGCGCGGTGTAGTCGACCGGGCAGGAGTAGTAGAGCACCGGGTCGTCGATCGCCAGCGTCGTGACCGAGGAGTCGTCGAACGCCACGTACTTGTGGGGGTTGTCCGGGTCCGTCGTGGTGTCGGTGATGACGTAGGCCCACGAGGTCTCGGAACCGGTGCCGGCCGTGGTCGACACCGCGATGTGCGGCGGGTTCTTCGGGTTCTCGGACTTGTTGAAGCCCTCGAACTCGTTGACGTTGCGGCCGTCGTGCGCGACCGAGACGCGCGCGCCCTTGCAGGCGTCGTGCGATGAGCCGCCGCCGATGGAGACGAAGCTGTCGCAGTTGTTCTGCTGGTAGAGGCCCACAGCGTCCATGACGTTGTAGTCCTTGGGGTTCGACTCGACCTTGTCGTACACGACGACCTCGAGGCCGTGGTACTTCATCGACTCGACGATCTTGTGGACGATGTCGGAGCCGCGCAGGCCCGACGTCATCACCAGCGTCTTCTTGAAGCCCAGCTTGAGGGCCTCCGGACCGATCAGCTCGTGCGCCCCCGGACCCATGAGCGCCCGCGGGAACGGGTGGAACTCCTTGATCGGGAACTGCGGGAGCATCTCTTCGACCTGCATGGCAGCCCTTTCTGCGTGCGGGTGTGTCGCCGCGACGCTAGGACCCGTGTGGTCCCGGGCACAGGAAAACCATGAGGAGGGACGGGGGTAGCCCGTCTGATCGGGTAGCTGACCCCCGCCTCCGGCCCCGGCCAGGCAGGTGCACAACTAGTGCGACAGGGTGGCCTCAGTACGACAGGGTGGCCTGCCACGCGCGGGCCACCTCGCGGAAGCCCCGGCGGGCGTACCAGTGCCGGGGGTGCGCGGCGGCGTCGGCCTCGAGCACCACGAGGTCGCAGCCCGCGTCGCCCGCCTGCGCCAGCGCCTCGGCCAGCAGTGCGTCGCCGTGGCCGCGGCGGCGGTGCGCGGGGTCGGTCTCGACGGCGTCGAGCACGGCCGTCGCCCCGTCGACCTCGAGCACCGCCGCCGCGACGACGGCCCCGTCGTGCTCGACCGCCAGGCACCGCAGGTCGACGACCTCGGCCTCGCGCAGCCAGCGGTCGGACAGCTGGGCCAGGGACTCCGCGTCCACGTCGGGGACCGCGCGGCGCCACGCGGCGTCGCGGAACGGGCGCAGCTCGTCGGGGTCGACGGTGCGCACGCCGGGGGAGGAGGGGCCGCCCGCCGGAGCGGCCATCACGGTCAGCGCGCCGACGGTGTGGCCGGCCGCGGCGAGCGCGGCCGCGGTGTCCTCCAGGTGGTCGCCGACCAGCAGCGCCGCAGGTCGGGGGCGGTCGCCCAGGACGCGGGCGGCGTCGGCGGCCACCGCCGCGGCGTCGGCCGGCCCGTTCACGAGCAGCTGGTTGTGCTGGTTCGAGCGGGGCACCGACGCCGTCCGCACCGCGATCCCGCCCGTCACCGGCTCCTCCGACGTGGCGGTGCGGCGCAGGACCGACGTCAGCACCGCGACGGCGCGGCCCGCGGCGTCGAGCGCGGGGAGCACCGGGGCCGTGAACTCCGGCCGGTAGGGCAGGACCGCCAGCACCGCCGACGCCGGCACCGGGCCGTAGGCGTGCGGGAACAGCATCGAGGCGGGGTCGGTGGGCAGGCCGGGCTCGTACCGGACCTCGACGCCGATCCGCGCGGGGTCGAGCACGAGCAGGTTCACGTCGGCCCGCCCGGCGAACAGCCGCTGCGCCGGGAGGGCCACCTGGTCGGGCCCGGACAGGTGCACGAACTCCGCGACGGACGGGCGGACCTCCCCGCGCCCGAGGTGCGTCCGCCATTCGGCGGTGGTGGCGAGGTGCAGCAGGACGTCGGTCACGGGAGCGATCCTCCGCCCCCCTCCGATCGGAGGGGCCGGGGTGGTCGATCGGCGGGCGGGTCTTGTCTTTGGCACCCGGTGCCACTTAGCGTCGTCGGCGTCCGCATCGCTCGACGACAGGAGCCGCCCATGGCCCCCGCACCCGACGCCCAGTCCGCCCCCGAGGAGCCCGTGGTCGAGGAGACCCTCGTCGAAGAGGTCTCGATCGACGGCATGTGCGGTGTCTACTAGCACCGTGGCGGCTGCTTCCGACGCCGGGTCCGCGCAGGCCGCGGACCCGGCGTTCGACCCCTCGCAGCCGTTCCGCTGCAGCCCGAGCGTGGCGCTGCGCCCCGAGCCCTTCGGCGCGCTGGTCTACCACTTCGGGACGCGCAAGCTGTCGTTCCTGAAGACGCTGCCGCTCGTCGAGGTCGTCCGCGGCCTGGAGCACCACCCCGACGTGCACGCCGCCATCGAGGCAGCGGGCGTCGAGGAGTCGCAGCGTCCCGCCTACCTCCGTGCACTCGCCGGCCTGGCCGCCAGCGGCACGATCGAACCCCGCCCCACCACCTGAGGGTCCACGACCCTCGAAGAGCGGAGCTCCTGTGAAGCTGGTCGACCACTTCCAGTACGGCCTGAACTCCCCGATCTGCCTGACCTGGGAGCTCACCTACGCCTGCAACCTCGCCTGCGTGCACTGCCTGTCGTCCTCGGGCCGCCGCGACCCCCGCGAGCTGACCACCGCCGAGGCCAAGGGCGTCATCGACGAGCTGCAGAAGATGCAGGTCTTCTACATCAACATCGGCGGCGGCGAGCCCACGGTCCGGCCCGACTTCTGGGAGCTGCTCGACTACTCGATCGACCACAACGTCGGCGTCAAGTTCTCGACCAACGGGATCAAGCTCGACAAGCAGCGGTCGCAGCAGCTCGCCCGCACCGACTACGTCGACGTGCAGATCTCGCTCGACGGCGCCACCGCCGAGGTCAACGACCACGTCCGCGGCCCCGGCTCGTACGACACCGCGATCCGCGCGCTGGAGAACCTCGCCGAGGCCGGGTTCGGCCAGCCGAAGATCTCCGTCGTCATGACGCGCCAGAACGTCGACCAGCTCGACGAGTTCAAGTCGATCGCCGACAAGTACAACGCCCAGCTGCGGATCACGCGGCTGCGCCCGTCGGGCCGCGGCGCGGACGTGTGGGACGAGCTGCACCCGCTGCCCTCGCAGCAGAAGCAGATGTACGACTGGCTCGTGGCCAAGGGCGACTCGGTGCTCACCGGCGACTCGTTCTTCCACCTCTCCGCGTTCGGCGAGGCCCTGCCCGGGCTCAACCTGTGCGGCGCGGGGCGCGTGGTCTGCCTGATCGACCCGGTCGGCGACGTCTACGCCTGCCCGTTCGCGATCCACGAGAACTTCCTGGCCGGCAACCTGCGCTCGCCGGGCGGCTTCCAGGAGATCTGGGAGAACTCGGAGCTGTTCACCGAGCTGCGCCAGCCTCAGACCGGTGGTGCCTGCGCCTCCTGCATGCACTACGACTCGTGCCAGGGCGGGTGCATGGCGGCCAAGTTCTTCACCGGCCTCCCGCTCGACGGGCCCGACCCGGAGTGCGTCCGCGGGTTCGGCGAGCAGGCGCTGGCGGCGCGCGACGGGGTCGAGATCCCGAAGTCCGACGTCGACCACTCGCGCTCGGCGCCGCGGAACTCCCGCACGCCCAAGGCCCCGGTGATGCTGCAGATCGGCATGGGCCGCCCCGACAAGTCGTGCGACCCGAGCCCGCTCGCGGCGCCCGCGGCGCTGACGCAGGCGTCGGCGCGAGCCTGAGCGGCCCGGCTCTCTCCGACGAACGGCACTCTCGCCCAGCGAGCTCGGGCGAGAGTGCCGTTCGCTCGTTGGCCGGGCCCGTCGTGCTGCGCGGGCGCACCGCCCCGTCGCGCGTGCTGTTCGGCCCCCACGTCACCAACCTCGGCCACCGGCGCTCGCTGTCGCCGCGGCACGTCGCCTACTACGCGCGGCGGGCCGCCGGCGGGGCGGGCGTCGTCGTCACCGAGGCGGCGTCCGTGCGCGACTCCGACCACCCCTACGAGCGCGCCCCGCTCGCGGCCGACTGCGCCGACGGCTGGCGCGCCGTCGCCGACGCCTGCCGCCCGCACGGTGCGCTCGTGCTCGCCGGGCTCGGCCACGCCGGCGCGCAGGGCTCCTCGGCCTACGGGCAGCGGGCGCTGTGGGCCCCCTCCCGCGTCGCCGACGTCGCCTCGCGCGAGGTGCCGATGGCGATGGAGCAGCCCGAGGTCGACGCGCTGGTGGCCGGGTTCGCCGCGGCCGCCGCGCTCGCCGTCGACGCCGGGTGCGACGGCGTCGAGATCGGCGCCGGGCAGCACTCGCTGCTGCGGCAGTTCCTCTCCGGGCTGACCAACCACCGCACCGACGCCCACGGCCGCGACCGCGCGCTGCTGCTGCGCGAGGTGCTCACCGCCGTCCGGGCCGCGCTCGGTGAGGAGCCCGTGCTGGGCCTGCGCCTGTGCTGCGACGAGCTCGCGCCGTGGGCCGGCATCACGCCCGACTCGGCCGCGGAGACCCTCGCCGCACTCCCGCCCGTCGACTACGTCGTGCCGGTGCGGGGCAGCGGCCTCTCCGTCGGCGCCACCCGCCCCGACCTGCACACCCCGCCCGGCTTCAACACTTTGCTCTGCGCACTCATACGCACCGGCTCGTCCGGTGCGTATGAGTGCGCAGAGCAAAGGGCAGAGCAAAGGGCAGAGCACAGGGTGGTGCTGCAGGGGTCCGTGGTCGACCCGGCGATGGCGCAGGCCGCCCTCGACGACGGGCTGTGCGACCTCGTCGAGATGACGCGCGCCCAGATCGCCGACCCCGACCTCGTCGCCCACGTCCGGGCCGGGACACCGGAGCGGATCCGCCCCTCGACCCTGTCGAACCGCCGCACCGCCGTGCGCGACCCGCGCAACCCGATCGTCTCCGACGACGCCGAGCCCGACGCCGGGCACGAGACGGAGCCGGTGCCCGCGCCGCCCGGACCGCCGCGCGACGTGCTCGTCGTCGGCGGCGGGCCGGCCGGGCTGGAGGCGGCGCGCGCCCTCGCGCTGGCCGGGCACCGGGTGCGGCTCGTCGAGCGGGAGCCGGTGCTCGGCGGGGCGCTGCGGCTCGCGGCGGCCGTCGCCGGGCGGGCGCGGATGGGGGTGCTCGTGCCCTGGTGGGAGCGTGAGCTGGCCCGGCTCGGGGTCCGCGTCGAGACCGGGGTGACGGCCGCCCCGGCCGATCTCGTCGGCCCGGTCGTGCTCGCCACCGGCTCCCGGCCCGCGCCCCTGACCTACCCCGCCGACGTGGCGGTGCTCGCCGCCGCGGAGTTCGAGGCGGCCGTGCTCGCCGGCGGGCCCGTGCTGCCGCCGGGTCCCGTCGTCGTCCACGACCCGGTCGGGGACTGGACGGGCGTCGGGATCGCGGAGCAGCTCGCCGCGGCGGGCCGGACGGTCGCGCTCGTCACGCCCGACCCCGTCGCGGGCACCCAGCTCGCGCTCACCGGCGACCTGGCCCCCGCCAACGCCCGCCTCGACCGCGCGGGCGTGACGCGCGAGCGGTACGCCCGGCTCGTCGGCGTCGCCGGGGGCCGGGCGGAGCTGGAGCACGTGTGGACCGGCCAGCGGTGGGACCTCGCCTGCGCCGCGGTGGTCGACTGCGGCCACCGCCTCCCCGCCGACGCGCTGTGGCGCGCCCGCCCCGACCTGCCCCGCGCGGGTGACTGCGTGGCGCCCCGGACGGTCCACGAGGCCGTGCTGGAGGGCCGCCGGGCGGCGTACGAAGCGGTCACGGGGCTGCCGTGCTGAACGAGCCGCTGCAGGTGGGGCCCCTGGTGCTGCGCAACCGCCTCGTCTTCCCCGCGCACCTGACCAACTACGCCGTCGACGGCCTCCCGACCCCGCAGCACACCGCCTACTACGCCGCGCGGGCCGCGGGCGGCGCCGGTCTGGTGATCACCGAGGAGCACGGCGTCGACCCGTACGACCGGCCCTACGAGAAGCTCATCGAGGCCCGCGACGGCGCCCTGCCCGGCTACCGCGCGCTCACCGCCGCCGTGCACGCGGAGGGCGCCGCGGTGCTCGCGCAGCTCACCCACAACGGCGGGCAGTCCAGCGGCATGCACAGCCGCCGGCCGGTGCTCGCGCCGTCACCGGTGCCGGACCCGCTGTTCCGCGAGGTCCCGGTCGAGCTCGACGCCGCGGGCATCGCCCGGATCGTGGACGGCTACGCGGCCACCGCCGCCCGGTGCGTCGCGGGCGGGTTCGACGGCGTCGAGGTGCAGGCCGCGCACTCGTCGCTGGTCCGGCAGTTCCTCTCGCCGCTCACCAACCGCCGCACCGACGCCTACGGGCGCGACCGCAACCGGTTCCTGCTCGAGGTCGTCGACGCCGTGCGCGACGCCATCGGGCCCGACCGCGTGCTCGGCGTGCGGCTGTGCGGCGACGAAGGGCCCGCGCACACCCTGGGCGCCCACGGCATCGGGATCGACGACGCCGTCGCCACCGCCCTCGC contains these protein-coding regions:
- a CDS encoding DUF6328 family protein produces the protein MGGTGSATERLNRNWDDLLQELRVAQTGVQLLTGLLLTVPFQARFDALVAHQRVVFLVAISLSATATALLIAPVVLHRVLFRRNARRPLVRSGQRFAVAGLIVLGLAVVTVIDLIFEVVAGPLAGIAAAAVAAVVFLTLWVLVPLTVRERNAADGDRIEDDEDDEDGDGDGARDGAGPHRAGSKAAVPTA
- a CDS encoding iron-siderophore ABC transporter substrate-binding protein, with protein sequence MITRRSLLTGAGALGLGAALAGCAGGTTAPPQASTRTITHKLGTTEISGTPQRVVTMGLTEQDYVLALGVTPVGVREWFGGRPGALWPWAAERADGVPEVLAVTEPSYEQVAALAPDLVLGVNYSMTPEEYATLSAIAPTVGPPVGHADYGAPWQVITEVVGTALGREEQAAALVAPVEQGFADLRSTIPAGRTGLLAARLEDGTYYAYAEGPAPAFLADLGLALPPAAEALFTGPDRPPVELSPEQLGVLDADVLVLGLYGAFATTGTVDDPVFGNLRVAREGRAILLPEQSTTNGALSFGSVLSLPVALAEMRPRLAAALDGDPATAVPPA
- a CDS encoding VWA domain-containing protein, yielding MENALHRFVRLLRLRGMRISIPEALDAMACAAQPGMMADKEQLRAALRVALVKDRRDEEVFDDIFDRFFALVKVGDDATGHGHGHGHGDLSDTGELESFTLSEEPSNTPEQGHEHGKPADIRDYFDPDDLAQQYNLHQEANKIDMAAMTDEIVLSKDSQGIDGEGQRVQIETDSLHNAGMPGDISQQQGTKVDADLSVAQQEMLLGWLNSTDGESQDGTEDDAAALRRRMTGVLAGLPEALKKHLEALMALENKVVEGAEAEKVREVDRVGEHERMELEESIRRLAHTLHGGLTHKRKVSSRGRIDSGRTMRRNMRFDGIPFSPITVTRSEDKPRLVILADVSLSVRATARFTLHLVHGLQNLFGQVRAFAFVADMVEVTDLFEDHPVEQALGLIFGGDVLDVDANSDYGKAFGTFQEEYASAVNRRSTVIVLGDGRGNGNDPNTEAFAEITRRARETIWLTPEPRYSWGLGACDLPEYAEYCSRVRVVRDLSGLETAAHEMAAELVGR
- a CDS encoding AAA family ATPase, with protein sequence MFESGTGQFDSVDEVVDALGEQGYIADSRLATTVFLVNRLDKPLLIEGPAGVGKTELAKALAKATGRRLLRLQCYEGQDETKALYEWDYGKQLLYTQILREKIGQVVADAPTLEDAVDRIGAQESVFFSERFLASRPLLEAIRSDEPVVLLIDEVDRADEALEAVLLETLAEYQVSVPEVGTFTTKTPPYVVLTSNNTRDLSAALKRRCLHLFLDYPTAERELEIVRSKKTGLPDALAEQLVGIVRGLRQLELRKSPSISETIDWARTLAVLGVEELNATILSDTVSVVVKYDKDVRKAIGALPTLVDPNATVPEKGHGHGHGHGHGHDDQDAPAPASRQSSARDDDEDEDDGGRAVRAAKDTPGRFGNTYGSNPLGGDTGAKPITPPKVPAERGTRSFGAGLGRKRAL
- the mdo gene encoding NDMA-dependent methanol dehydrogenase (This methanol dehydrogenase is considered a nicotinoprotein, since its NADP cofactor remains is not dissociable, but instead remains permanently bound. A member of this family has been shown to act as a formaldehyde dismutase, able to convert two molecules of formaldehyde (plus one water molecule) into one of methanol and one of formate, with no net change in its redox state. More recently, it was shown in Mycobacterium smegmatis that this enzyme is critical to ethanol utilization, for which the biosynthesis of the cofactor-like electron carrier mycofactocin is also required.): MQVEEMLPQFPIKEFHPFPRALMGPGAHELIGPEALKLGFKKTLVMTSGLRGSDIVHKIVESMKYHGLEVVVYDKVESNPKDYNVMDAVGLYQQNNCDSFVSIGGGSSHDACKGARVSVAHDGRNVNEFEGFNKSENPKNPPHIAVSTTAGTGSETSWAYVITDTTTDPDNPHKYVAFDDSSVTTLAIDDPVLYYSCPVDYTAQCGFDVLAHASEPYVSRINFDPSLGNALHAIKLTARSLREAVWNPQSYAGREGMMNAQYIAAQAFNSGGLGIIHSISHAVSAFYDTHHGLNNAVALPRVWAFNMPVHYKRFADIASAMGVDTHGMTDVQAAEAALAASIRLLRDVGIPERFVDVKQDSYSKNRLGQGPTKFYENESIIKGDAADVDRITNHVLGDACTPGNPKECTFETVRPVVDHCMNGDLDDLLT
- a CDS encoding DUF952 domain-containing protein, whose protein sequence is MTDVLLHLATTAEWRTHLGRGEVRPSVAEFVHLSGPDQVALPAQRLFAGRADVNLLVLDPARIGVEVRYEPGLPTDPASMLFPHAYGPVPASAVLAVLPYRPEFTAPVLPALDAAGRAVAVLTSVLRRTATSEEPVTGGIAVRTASVPRSNQHNQLLVNGPADAAAVAADAARVLGDRPRPAALLVGDHLEDTAAALAAAGHTVGALTVMAAPAGGPSSPGVRTVDPDELRPFRDAAWRRAVPDVDAESLAQLSDRWLREAEVVDLRCLAVEHDGAVVAAAVLEVDGATAVLDAVETDPAHRRRGHGDALLAEALAQAGDAGCDLVVLEADAAAHPRHWYARRGFREVARAWQATLSY
- the mftA gene encoding mycofactocin precursor MftA (Mycofactocin is a small molecule electron carrier derived from the final two amino acids, Val-Tyr, of MftA, the mycofactocin precursor. It plays a role in redox homeostasis and the metabolism of alcohols and aldehydes in Actinobacteria, including Mycobacterium tuberculosis.), with the translated sequence MAPAPDAQSAPEEPVVEETLVEEVSIDGMCGVY